In Chitinophagaceae bacterium, the DNA window GCCTGAGTTAAAAGATTTTCCAGCTTCTCAATTCTTGCCGTCAGCATTTCAATCCGGATGTTCTGATCATTGATATCCGCGTGCTGTTGTTCGATAAGCAACTGCTGCTCCTGCACTGCCTTCACCAGCGGCACTACAAATTCTGCATAGCGCAATCCGTAAAAATCACTTTCATTTTTTGGAGCATCTACACCACTGAAATCAAACTGCAGCGCTTTTGCTGCTTTCTCAACTTCCTGCGCAATAAATCCTGTGTACACTATATTTTCTTTGTCAGCTATGGATGCCAGATCAGCAGGATGATCATCAGCAGTTCCTTTGCTGCGCTCCTCTGTATCTTCCCCATTAGCTTGTCTGATACCAGTAATATCCAATGTATAAGTAACGGGCTTCAGTTGCGTGATGAACTCCAGGCCGGGTACATCTTCAGATACGTTTTTCTTAAAGCGGCCATCGGACAGATTGGTCCATCCGGCATAACCTCCGATAGAAGTTACAGCAGCGTTACCGATACGAACCTGGTTGCTGGCAGTTATTCTCGCCGTATTGCCCAAAGCCATGCTATTGCTCCGGTCAGTTAATGTTGTATTATCAGCATCGTTTCCCAAAAATGTACAATTATCATTAGAAGCCGCTAAGGAGTTCGCACTGTACCCAATAGCTACATTGTTATTGCCATCGGTATTCAGGTAACCGGAGTATCTACCGAAAAACATATTGTAACTCCCGGTAGTGTTGGCAATCCCCGAATTGTTGCCGAAGAAGCTATTATACGTGCCGGTGGTATTGGCATTGCCTGAATAGTATCCGAAGAATGCATTGGAAGAAGCAGTGGTGTTTTCACCGGCATGGTAACCTACGGCAGTGTTGTCATTCGCATCATCATTATTCTGCAAAGCGGAAGCCCCGATAGCGGTGTTGTTAGCACCCCCGTGATTCAGTATCCCGGCACTGCTCCCTAGAAATGTATTATAGGAAGCCGTTGTATTCTGACCTGCAAAAGTGCCCATCACTGTATTACCGGTTCCATTCACGTTTACCAGCAATGTATAGGCGCCAACGCCGGTATTAAAATCGCCTTCATTCAATAACAATGATTCCTGACCCACGGCGGTATTGTCAAGGCCGCTGATGTTATGAAACAAAGCATCTTTTCCGGTAGCGGTATTATTCGAACCATCTACATTTAAATACAGCGCTCTGTATCCGGTAGCGGTATTGTCCGTACCATATTGATTTGAATACATTGTTTTATAGCCAAATGCACTGTTATAATTAGCATTTGCATTTGAATAAAGGGCCTGGTATCCGACGGCCGTAGTTTGAGGCGTGGTATTGTTGAAGCCAGCATAAGAACCAATGAGTGTGCTTTCATATTCGTAAGTACTGATGTAGCCTGCAGCGTCACCGATGTACACATTGTCGTAGCCCGTGGTGGTATGTAATCCTGTAAAGTTGCCCATGAATACATTTCTTGAGCCAGAGGTCAGGGCGCTGCCCGCCTCGGATCCTATACCGGTGTTGTCAGTACCAGTCAGAGAAGTATTGCCTGCATTGTAGCCGAAGAACCAGTTCAGGGTACCGACATTGGTAATGGCTCTTCCCCCATCGATGTATAGGTAGCCATCTAGATAAAGATCCTTCCAGGATTTCGCGGAGGTGCCCAGGCTGGATTTATTATCGGTTCCCGGAAGCAAACTCTGGTTAACTGCAGTCGGGGATACAAGGTTTGACAACGAAGTGTTGGCTTGTGCAAAAGTTTGTTCCGCTGTATGCAGCAGCAAAAAAATTGTTGCTGCAGCAAGGAATAGAGAAGATGTTTTCATGGTAATTCGTTTTTGGTGATAGCAGTTATGCTATCGGAAAAGTAGGGCGTAAAAGCACATCTATGAAATATGTTTATTGAATGGGCAGATGCATTTATTTTACGGGAAGGAATATGTCATACATCATTGTTCCATGAGCAATCCCGTCACGCACCTGCTTCTAAATTCGGCATGAAGTATCAATTTTGAGATGGCTCTGTTAAAGGTTTTATTATTTCTTACAGCTACTAGTAAGGATAGAAGTAATGATTTGTTATATTTGAAATTACAAACCTAAAAACATGGATTATTTATTGATTGGTAGTATGTTGGGAAGAAATATTTCTGCACACGACACAACTACTTTTGCATATATCACTCCCTTTCTGGTGGGCAGTCCCAGCCCACCGAATGCTTCTAAGGCAGGTTACTCCTGTCCGGTGTTAGGACATAATGGAAGGTTATATGTAAAACTAAATAATGAAATAAGCGCCACACAAATAGAATCCTATGATAGAAAAACAGGGAACTTCATTTCTACCTGTGTGAAAGCGAGTGGTATGGGGGCCTGTAACTTTTTGATTAATAATGAAGGCGAACTTTTAGCATTTGACCTTAATGGAAATATTAACCGGCACCATGCTGACTCAGGCTCTTTGATTGATGTGTATGTTAAAAATACGTATCTCAAGGAGACTTTAGAGAAATACGATTCAGCCTATCCGCTAACAATGCGCTTGCAATCTGATCAGTATATTCTCATATCTGTAATTTACAATGGGATTGGGGCTGATGCGCAGGCATTGCTTCGATTCGATCAGCGAACCGGAAAATTTCTTGATGTGCTCATTCCCAAAACCGATCTGAACTATCATCTTTCCTTAGACTTTATTGTAGGTCCGGGACATCATATTTTTGCAACTAACTTTAATACGGGCCAGGTATTGCGGTATGATAGAAGCAGCGGGAGTTTCCTCAGTGTTTTTGCTTCCCACCCATCACTTATACATCCTCATGGCTTAATTTTTGGTCCTGATGGAAACCTTTACGTTACTGATCCGAGTCAAAATGTTGTTTTCCGGTTTAATCATTCAGGAGTATTTCTTGGATCTTTCACAACGCCTCCTGCTTTCGCTGGTCCTACGTATATGGTTTTTGTGAATAACCCGCCGTCGGTCATTCCGATATTCTGATCTTCTTTCTTTGGATTGCCTTCGGGCAAAGAAGTATTTATCAGATTTCTTACGATAGCGAGTAGTGAAGAGTCAGGTCGCGACTTTCCGTACGCGACCTGTCTCTTCAATCAAGGAACCATCACCCATGCCGGATCACTCGGCGCTCCCGTTGCTCCAGATCCCGTTGCAACCGCCCTGTACCATGTCTTCTTTCCACTATAAACTGCCAGTTGAGCAATCAGCGTGCTAAGCGATTTTTTATCCATGTGCATCTGAAGCTTTTTCGTTTTGCACCTTCTACTGCATCTTCATACGAAGCAGACAGCTTATCAGCTGCCGCAGTAACGTCATCCAGCTTGGGTTTGGGATTTGTAATGGAAAAATGAACTGAGTGAACCAGTAGAAGATCTCTTGCATAAAAGGACTGATTTTTTTAATCAGAACCAACGCGGTGTGACTTCACCGAGCCGGAAGCATGACCTCAACAGTCTTTCCGCCATAACCGTATTTCTGGTCCCGGGCCTGGACAATGACCTTTGCAATGCCTTCCGGGATCTTTATTCCGTAAAGGTCACGGGCAAACGGCTGCTCAGTTTGATGATCGTGCATCAAGATACGTTCACCAAGCACTATTCCTTCTGTGGTAGAGACGTGGAAGCCGTCAGCGTATCTTGAGGGAGTATCATACGGCGAAGAAACGGTAACATAGAAATCGAAGACACCTGGCGCAGCAACTTTGACGTCCACTGCAACTACGTCAGGAAATCGCTGCTCTTGCTGCGAATTTGCGGGCGATGTTAGCATTGCTAATGCGACAACAACAAGGCCAAGGTGCGATGAATGCACAACCGGTGAAGACATTTGCTGCAACTCTGATACTACGGATAGAATCATGTGGTGGCTGATTATTATGCTGCTGCCAGTATCGGCATTGCAACAAATTTATTGCATCTGTAT includes these proteins:
- a CDS encoding tail fiber domain-containing protein — protein: MKTSSLFLAAATIFLLLHTAEQTFAQANTSLSNLVSPTAVNQSLLPGTDNKSSLGTSAKSWKDLYLDGYLYIDGGRAITNVGTLNWFFGYNAGNTSLTGTDNTGIGSEAGSALTSGSRNVFMGNFTGLHTTTGYDNVYIGDAAGYISTYEYESTLIGSYAGFNNTTPQTTAVGYQALYSNANANYNSAFGYKTMYSNQYGTDNTATGYRALYLNVDGSNNTATGKDALFHNISGLDNTAVGQESLLLNEGDFNTGVGAYTLLVNVNGTGNTVMGTFAGQNTTASYNTFLGSSAGILNHGGANNTAIGASALQNNDDANDNTAVGYHAGENTTASSNAFFGYYSGNANTTGTYNSFFGNNSGIANTTGSYNMFFGRYSGYLNTDGNNNVAIGYSANSLAASNDNCTFLGNDADNTTLTDRSNSMALGNTARITASNQVRIGNAAVTSIGGYAGWTNLSDGRFKKNVSEDVPGLEFITQLKPVTYTLDITGIRQANGEDTEERSKGTADDHPADLASIADKENIVYTGFIAQEVEKAAKALQFDFSGVDAPKNESDFYGLRYAEFVVPLVKAVQEQQLLIEQQHADINDQNIRIEMLTARIEKLENLLTQATGSSYEQNILTSMDLTTAKLDQNIPNPFSQTTTISYYVPENVTGAQINFYGEHGHLIKSVSIHENGYGSLTIKASDLAYGVYQYSLLINGRTAATKKLEIIK